From Synoicihabitans lomoniglobus, the proteins below share one genomic window:
- a CDS encoding TRAP transporter large permease translates to MTVEVLVLLLLFVGLLVLNTPVAVCIGLAAAGTLVCIGGDSNGYIMAQRVSSGIASFPLLAIPFFVLAGGLMGEGGMARRLTNFAFALVGRLPGGLSYVNTLTCMMFGAVSGSAAAAVSSIGGSLIPEMEAKGYKREFAVALTATSATTGLLIPPSNIMIVYAVVAGNVSVAALFLAGVIPGIVIGLLIMGVSLMLTLRSGALKSASGEMAEIPPFGRALWGALPSLLLVIIVMGGILGGVFSATEASAIAVAYAFVLGVVVYREIALSRMPEILLRAAKTTAVVMLLVGTSQAMSWVLASERVPQLVSAAMIGLSDNPLIILLMINVLLLIVGTFMDMTPAVLIFTPIFLPVVTALGMDPVQFGIVLIANLCIGLCTPPVGACLFVSCSVGKTSIARVVPPMIPFFFSMLIGLLLITYWPALSIALPRWLGLM, encoded by the coding sequence ATGACCGTCGAGGTTCTGGTTTTATTGTTGCTGTTTGTGGGGCTGCTCGTGCTCAACACGCCGGTCGCGGTGTGCATCGGGCTCGCCGCCGCGGGCACCCTCGTGTGCATCGGAGGTGATTCCAACGGCTACATCATGGCGCAGCGCGTGTCGTCGGGCATCGCGAGTTTTCCGTTGCTGGCGATACCGTTCTTCGTGCTCGCCGGCGGTTTGATGGGGGAGGGCGGCATGGCGCGCCGGTTGACGAATTTTGCGTTCGCTCTCGTGGGCCGCCTGCCTGGCGGTCTTTCCTATGTGAATACGCTCACGTGCATGATGTTTGGCGCGGTGTCGGGCTCGGCGGCCGCGGCGGTTTCTTCAATCGGCGGTTCGCTGATTCCCGAGATGGAGGCCAAAGGTTACAAGCGGGAGTTTGCCGTGGCACTTACCGCGACGTCGGCCACGACGGGTCTGCTCATTCCGCCGAGCAACATCATGATCGTTTATGCGGTCGTCGCGGGCAACGTGTCGGTCGCGGCGCTGTTTCTCGCCGGGGTCATCCCGGGCATCGTGATTGGTCTGCTCATCATGGGGGTCAGTCTCATGCTCACACTGCGGTCCGGCGCGTTGAAATCGGCGTCCGGGGAGATGGCGGAAATCCCGCCGTTTGGCCGCGCATTGTGGGGTGCGTTACCCAGCCTGCTCCTCGTGATCATCGTCATGGGTGGCATCCTCGGCGGCGTGTTTTCCGCGACCGAGGCGTCGGCCATCGCCGTGGCCTATGCGTTTGTGCTGGGGGTGGTGGTGTATCGCGAGATTGCGCTTTCCCGCATGCCCGAGATTTTGCTGCGGGCGGCCAAGACGACCGCCGTGGTGATGCTGCTGGTGGGGACGAGTCAGGCCATGAGTTGGGTGCTCGCGTCGGAACGCGTGCCCCAGTTGGTGAGTGCGGCCATGATCGGCTTGTCCGATAACCCGCTCATCATCCTGCTCATGATCAATGTGCTGCTGCTCATCGTGGGCACGTTCATGGACATGACGCCGGCGGTGCTCATTTTCACGCCGATCTTTCTGCCGGTGGTCACCGCGTTGGGCATGGATCCGGTGCAGTTCGGCATCGTGCTCATCGCCAACCTTTGCATCGGTTTGTGCACGCCGCCGGTGGGCGCGTGTTTGTTCGTCAGCTGTAGTGTGGGGAAGACGAGTATCGCGCGGGTGGTGCCGCCGATGATCCCCTTCTTCTTCTCGATGTTGATCGGGCTGCTGCTCATCACCTATTGGCCGGCGCTCTCGATCGCGTTACCGCGGTGGTTGGGCCTGATGTAG
- a CDS encoding TRAP transporter small permease gives MSYRLGNEPTPSNRIWAAFVIGLQWLTIVLFALLTLDVLWGVVSRYVVGSQSRWTEEFAIYALVWVSLLGATLMFRERGHLGVDYFVGKLDPAARRLSAVIAEVAIMVFAAFVLVYGGGKLVIETLRSGQVTPAMGWKVGYINVVVPLSGLFIIAFSIEHLISGRTTASADEIGKEIL, from the coding sequence ATGAGTTACCGTCTCGGCAATGAACCCACGCCGTCCAATCGTATCTGGGCGGCGTTCGTGATCGGCCTGCAATGGCTCACCATCGTGCTCTTCGCCCTGCTCACGCTCGACGTGTTGTGGGGCGTGGTTTCGCGCTACGTCGTCGGTTCGCAAAGCCGGTGGACGGAAGAATTCGCTATCTACGCGCTGGTGTGGGTGTCGCTCCTCGGTGCGACCCTCATGTTCCGCGAGCGCGGTCACCTCGGGGTCGACTACTTTGTGGGTAAACTGGACCCGGCGGCGCGTCGGCTTTCGGCGGTCATCGCGGAGGTCGCGATCATGGTTTTCGCGGCGTTCGTGCTCGTCTATGGTGGCGGGAAGTTGGTGATCGAGACGTTGCGGTCCGGTCAGGTCACGCCGGCCATGGGCTGGAAGGTGGGCTACATCAACGTGGTGGTGCCGCTGAGCGGATTGTTCATCATCGCTTTCTCGATCGAGCACCTCATCTCGGGTCGCACCACGGCCTCGGCCGATGAGATCGGAAAGGAGATTCTATGA
- a CDS encoding TRAP transporter substrate-binding protein, translating into MRKETSFLAVGLVAGALLTAVAFIAIQRSQATSGGGGADARTVLKLGHALDQSHPVHAGMEFMAERLAAISGGSMEIQIFPNGQLGSEPETVEQLQRGALAMVKTSAAAMEGFVPEMAVFGLPYLFRDNDHYWNVLNGAIGKELLAAGAPVGIHGLCYYDSGSRSFYTIDGPVLEPGAVKGEKIRTLQSRMAMDLISTLDGAPTPIPWGELYTALQQRMVDGAENNPPSFLSSRHYEVAKHYSLDEHTRIPDMVIFSQTIWDRLSAQQQAWVEQAAEESVVFQRQLWEEKTAEALTQVEAAGVTVYRPDKGPFVAATAPLYTQFTGTPIGRLAERIREVK; encoded by the coding sequence ATGCGTAAGGAAACTTCTTTTCTCGCCGTCGGCCTCGTCGCCGGCGCGCTCCTGACCGCGGTGGCGTTTATCGCCATCCAACGGTCCCAAGCCACGAGTGGCGGCGGTGGTGCCGACGCCCGCACCGTGCTCAAGCTCGGTCACGCGCTCGACCAATCCCACCCCGTGCACGCGGGCATGGAGTTCATGGCGGAGCGACTGGCCGCGATTTCCGGTGGGTCGATGGAGATCCAGATCTTCCCCAACGGCCAACTCGGCTCCGAGCCCGAGACGGTCGAACAACTCCAACGGGGCGCGCTCGCCATGGTGAAGACATCCGCCGCCGCCATGGAGGGTTTCGTGCCGGAAATGGCAGTCTTCGGTCTGCCGTATCTTTTCCGCGACAATGACCATTATTGGAACGTGCTCAACGGCGCGATCGGCAAGGAGTTGCTCGCGGCCGGTGCCCCGGTCGGCATCCACGGTCTCTGTTACTACGACTCTGGCAGCCGCAGTTTCTACACCATCGACGGTCCGGTGCTCGAGCCGGGTGCGGTGAAGGGCGAAAAGATTCGCACCCTGCAAAGCCGCATGGCGATGGATCTCATCTCGACCCTCGACGGCGCGCCGACGCCCATTCCCTGGGGCGAGCTCTATACTGCGCTGCAGCAACGCATGGTCGACGGGGCCGAGAACAATCCGCCCAGCTTCCTCTCCAGCCGCCACTACGAGGTGGCCAAGCATTACTCGCTCGATGAGCACACGCGCATTCCAGACATGGTGATTTTCAGTCAAACGATCTGGGATCGACTCAGCGCGCAGCAGCAGGCCTGGGTGGAGCAGGCGGCGGAGGAATCGGTGGTGTTTCAACGCCAACTTTGGGAGGAGAAAACGGCCGAGGCCCTCACGCAGGTCGAGGCCGCCGGAGTGACGGTGTATCGTCCCGACAAGGGACCGTTCGTCGCGGCGACCGCCCCGCTTTACACGCAGTTTACCGGCACCCCCATCGGCCGTCTGGCCGAGCGCATCCGGGAGGTGAAATGA
- a CDS encoding glycoside hydrolase family 88 protein produces the protein MRFLKTLSLLLLTYTSLLGQVPQFGGATPLEWSTRMAESERARYGETLDFEGAPRARWDYTSGLLSGFMLDLAETIGDDGLRDYAEGIVGSFVAPDGMIRTYKMSDYNIDMVTPGKVTLRLYERTGEERFKIATETIREQLRQHPRTREGGFWHKQRYPHQMWLDGLYMAAPFYAAYGKMFHEPAAYDDVASQILLIDRHTYVPEVGLHRHGWDEARAQSWADPQTGLSPNFWGRAQGWYAMALVDTLDFIPGIHHDVESIVEVLRRVAAGIERHQDPDTGVWWQVLDQPHREGNYLEATATSQFLYALAKAVNKGYLPRDRYEPVIRKGYAGLIEQFVRVNGEGLTDLTRCCAVAGLGYTNSAGRQRDGSFDYYISEPIIANDPKGTGPFIGAGIQVQQLLTTPVHATPLRVTGWTDYERVLARIKAPTFPDRDFPITDFGARVGGQMKATQAIADAIAAAHAAGGGRVVVPAGEWLTGAIHLQSNVNLHVSAGAVLKFSTDPADYPTVYTRWEGVECMNYSPLIYAWKQQNIAVTGEGTLDGQADWDNWWGWNRKTAGQPTQQVTDRNRLIAMGENDVPVAERVFGAGTKLRPNFIQPYHCENILIEGVTILRSPMWEVHPVLSRNITVRGLNIVSHGPNNDGCNPESSQDVLIEDCVFDTGDDCIAIKSGRNNDGRRVNVASENIIVRNSTMKDGHGGVVLGSECSGHIRNVFVENCTMDSPNLDRALRFKNNAVRGGILENVFMRNVTVGTVAEAVLTIDLMYEEGPRGDHLPIVRNVEIDNVTSSASPRIMFVQGFEGAVVENIRFKNSTFSGVTATDVLNHAGKITFENVTIAPAEKVRGRNSVPPPPEPAQP, from the coding sequence ATGCGATTCCTCAAAACGCTTTCCCTGCTCCTTCTCACCTACACCTCACTGCTGGGCCAAGTGCCGCAGTTTGGCGGCGCCACACCGCTGGAGTGGTCGACGCGCATGGCCGAATCCGAGCGCGCCCGCTATGGCGAAACTTTGGATTTCGAAGGCGCACCCCGCGCCCGCTGGGATTACACCTCCGGTTTGCTTTCGGGGTTCATGCTCGATCTGGCCGAAACCATCGGTGACGACGGTCTGCGGGACTACGCCGAGGGAATCGTGGGCAGTTTTGTGGCCCCCGACGGCATGATCCGCACCTACAAGATGTCGGACTACAATATCGACATGGTCACGCCCGGTAAGGTGACGCTGCGGCTCTATGAACGCACCGGCGAGGAGCGTTTTAAAATCGCTACTGAGACGATCCGTGAGCAGCTCCGGCAACACCCGCGCACCCGCGAAGGCGGCTTCTGGCACAAGCAGCGCTATCCCCACCAGATGTGGCTCGACGGTCTCTACATGGCCGCGCCCTTTTACGCCGCCTACGGCAAAATGTTCCATGAGCCCGCGGCCTACGACGACGTGGCGAGCCAGATTCTGCTTATCGATCGGCACACCTATGTGCCGGAAGTGGGCTTGCACCGCCACGGTTGGGACGAAGCCCGCGCCCAGTCCTGGGCCGATCCGCAAACCGGGCTTTCGCCCAACTTCTGGGGCCGGGCCCAAGGCTGGTATGCCATGGCGTTGGTCGACACCCTGGATTTCATCCCCGGCATTCACCACGACGTCGAATCCATCGTCGAGGTGTTGCGGCGGGTCGCTGCCGGGATTGAGCGTCACCAAGATCCGGATACCGGAGTATGGTGGCAGGTGCTCGATCAGCCGCATCGCGAGGGCAACTACCTCGAGGCCACCGCCACGTCGCAGTTCCTCTACGCCCTGGCGAAAGCCGTGAACAAGGGCTACCTGCCGCGGGATCGTTACGAGCCGGTCATTCGCAAAGGCTACGCGGGACTCATCGAACAGTTTGTGCGCGTCAACGGCGAGGGACTGACCGATCTCACCCGTTGTTGTGCCGTCGCCGGTCTCGGTTACACCAACAGCGCCGGTCGTCAGCGCGATGGTTCGTTCGACTACTACATCAGTGAACCGATCATTGCCAACGATCCCAAGGGCACGGGTCCGTTCATCGGGGCCGGCATTCAGGTGCAGCAACTGCTCACGACCCCGGTCCATGCCACCCCGTTGCGGGTGACGGGGTGGACCGACTACGAGCGCGTGCTGGCTCGCATCAAGGCTCCGACGTTCCCGGATCGCGATTTCCCCATCACCGATTTTGGGGCCAGAGTGGGCGGACAGATGAAAGCGACACAAGCCATCGCCGATGCCATTGCCGCCGCCCACGCCGCCGGAGGCGGTCGCGTGGTGGTGCCGGCTGGCGAGTGGCTCACGGGCGCGATCCACTTACAGAGCAATGTGAACCTGCACGTCAGCGCCGGGGCGGTCCTCAAGTTCTCCACCGACCCCGCCGACTACCCGACGGTTTACACCCGCTGGGAAGGCGTCGAGTGCATGAACTATTCGCCGCTCATTTACGCGTGGAAGCAGCAGAACATCGCCGTCACGGGCGAGGGCACGCTCGACGGCCAGGCCGACTGGGATAACTGGTGGGGTTGGAACCGCAAGACGGCGGGCCAACCCACGCAACAGGTGACTGACCGCAACCGGCTCATCGCCATGGGCGAGAACGACGTGCCCGTGGCGGAGCGTGTCTTCGGGGCGGGCACGAAACTGCGACCCAACTTCATCCAGCCTTACCATTGCGAAAACATCCTCATCGAGGGCGTCACGATCCTGCGTTCGCCGATGTGGGAAGTGCACCCCGTGTTGTCCCGCAACATCACCGTGCGCGGGCTCAATATCGTGTCGCACGGCCCGAACAACGACGGCTGCAACCCCGAGTCCTCCCAGGATGTGCTCATCGAGGACTGCGTGTTCGACACCGGTGACGACTGCATCGCCATCAAGTCCGGGCGCAATAACGACGGCCGCCGCGTCAACGTGGCTTCCGAGAACATCATCGTGCGCAACAGCACCATGAAGGACGGCCACGGCGGTGTGGTGCTCGGCAGCGAGTGCTCCGGCCACATCCGCAACGTTTTCGTCGAAAACTGCACCATGGACAGCCCGAATCTCGACCGCGCCCTGCGTTTCAAAAACAACGCCGTGCGCGGCGGTATCCTCGAAAACGTCTTCATGCGCAATGTCACCGTGGGCACCGTTGCCGAAGCCGTGCTCACCATCGACCTCATGTATGAGGAAGGGCCGCGCGGGGATCACCTGCCCATCGTGCGCAACGTGGAGATCGACAACGTCACGAGCAGCGCCAGCCCGCGCATCATGTTCGTCCAAGGATTCGAAGGCGCGGTCGTCGAAAACATCCGCTTCAAGAACAGCACCTTCTCCGGCGTCACTGCGACCGATGTCCTGAACCATGCGGGCAAAATCACGTTTGAAAACGTGACCATCGCGCCCGCGGAAAAAGTTCGCGGTCGCAATTCCGTGCCGCCTCCGCCCGAGCCGGCCCAACCTTGA
- a CDS encoding DUF4861 family protein gives MLRRNSVVLLLAALVLPPVGPAAAEHFLVTVSHDLPDARPGAVISVPVAAVRARLPDLQFDHVQVRRADTGALLPFQITNFTPNVRPAQYDDLLWQYDFAAGEGSATFVVETTDTVVPPFQPRVFARHVPERLDDFAWENDRMAHRAYGARLNTAEAGGSQLRSAGLDFWVKRVRYLVVDRWYLKGHDAYHIDSGEGLDLYSVGSNSGVGGTVWWNQGEVQSAGNWQAARVLANGPIRAVFELDYAPITHAGVTITETKRFTVDAGRHLDRIESRFTVRGGDAVTIGVGLTRRDELTPEVVMDVPHGVLSNWSHYPDEHGELGTGVVMDPRQLTGSGSDDTNDYLLATVSDGTVLTVYAGGGGTLSGDFSDRAAWERYLQSFARRLAAPLTLTLDPAD, from the coding sequence ATGTTACGCCGAAACTCCGTCGTCTTGCTGCTGGCCGCGTTGGTGCTCCCGCCGGTTGGCCCGGCCGCCGCCGAACACTTTCTTGTCACCGTCTCCCACGACCTGCCGGATGCCCGTCCCGGTGCGGTCATCAGCGTGCCCGTGGCCGCAGTCCGCGCACGGTTGCCCGATTTGCAATTTGATCACGTGCAAGTGCGGCGGGCCGATACCGGCGCGCTGTTGCCGTTTCAGATCACCAACTTCACGCCGAATGTGCGGCCCGCCCAATACGACGACCTGTTGTGGCAATACGATTTCGCCGCCGGGGAGGGGAGCGCCACTTTCGTGGTCGAAACGACCGATACCGTGGTGCCGCCGTTTCAACCTCGAGTCTTCGCCCGCCATGTCCCGGAGCGTCTCGACGACTTCGCGTGGGAAAACGATCGCATGGCCCACCGCGCCTATGGTGCCCGTCTCAACACCGCCGAAGCCGGCGGCAGCCAACTGCGCAGCGCGGGGCTCGATTTCTGGGTCAAGCGGGTGCGCTATCTCGTGGTCGACCGTTGGTATTTGAAAGGTCACGACGCCTACCACATCGACAGCGGCGAGGGCCTCGACCTGTATTCGGTCGGTTCCAACAGCGGAGTGGGTGGCACGGTGTGGTGGAACCAAGGAGAGGTGCAATCCGCCGGTAACTGGCAGGCCGCGCGGGTTCTGGCCAACGGTCCCATTCGGGCGGTGTTTGAACTCGATTACGCTCCGATCACTCACGCCGGCGTGACGATCACCGAAACCAAACGCTTCACGGTCGATGCGGGCCGTCATCTCGATCGCATCGAAAGCCGCTTCACGGTGCGCGGGGGCGATGCGGTTACGATCGGCGTTGGCTTGACGCGCCGTGACGAGCTCACGCCGGAGGTGGTGATGGATGTCCCCCACGGCGTGTTGAGCAACTGGTCCCACTATCCGGACGAACACGGCGAACTTGGCACCGGGGTGGTGATGGATCCCCGGCAGCTGACGGGCTCCGGCAGCGATGATACCAACGACTACCTGCTCGCCACCGTATCCGACGGCACCGTGCTCACGGTTTACGCCGGAGGCGGCGGCACACTTTCCGGTGATTTTTCCGACCGCGCCGCCTGGGAGCGCTACCTTCAATCCTTCGCCCGACGCCTTGCCGCGCCATTGACCCTCACCCTGGACCCCGCCGACTAA
- the kduD gene encoding 2-dehydro-3-deoxy-D-gluconate 5-dehydrogenase KduD, whose amino-acid sequence MTGLQQFDLSGQVAVVTGASRGIGAALAVGLAEAGADVALLARSECDAASAAIAAVGRRRIQVKVDIGKPGVCAAALAQVETDLGPPTILVNNAGIIRRADFEDYSRQDWDDVMAVNLDGVFDLSQAFARSCLHAGRKGRIINIASMLSFQGGVRVAAYTASKSALLGLTRALANELAPQGINVNAIAPGYIATDNTAPLRADEARNASILDRIPAGRWGDPTDLVGAAVFLASPAAAYVHGTVLAVDGGWLAR is encoded by the coding sequence ATGACCGGATTGCAGCAGTTTGATTTAAGCGGGCAAGTCGCCGTGGTCACGGGGGCTTCCCGGGGCATCGGCGCGGCCTTGGCCGTGGGCCTGGCCGAGGCGGGCGCGGATGTGGCCTTGCTCGCCCGGAGTGAGTGCGACGCCGCCTCGGCGGCGATTGCTGCTGTCGGCCGTCGCCGAATTCAGGTCAAAGTGGACATCGGCAAACCGGGCGTGTGTGCGGCGGCGCTGGCGCAAGTGGAAACCGATCTCGGTCCGCCCACCATTTTGGTCAACAACGCCGGCATCATCCGCCGCGCGGACTTTGAGGACTACTCCCGGCAGGACTGGGACGATGTCATGGCGGTCAATCTTGATGGCGTGTTCGATCTTAGTCAGGCCTTCGCGCGCAGTTGTCTCCATGCCGGCCGCAAGGGTCGCATCATCAACATCGCCTCGATGCTTTCGTTCCAAGGCGGCGTGCGGGTGGCCGCCTACACGGCCTCCAAAAGTGCGCTGCTCGGTCTGACCCGGGCGCTGGCCAACGAACTGGCCCCGCAGGGCATCAACGTCAACGCGATCGCCCCCGGCTACATCGCGACCGACAATACCGCGCCGCTGCGCGCCGACGAGGCGCGCAACGCCTCGATTCTGGATCGCATTCCGGCCGGTCGCTGGGGCGATCCCACCGATCTCGTGGGCGCCGCGGTCTTTCTTGCTTCTCCCGCCGCTGCCTACGTGCACGGCACCGTGCTGGCCGTCGATGGCGGCTGGCTTGCTCGTTAA
- the kduI gene encoding 5-dehydro-4-deoxy-D-glucuronate isomerase has translation MQHFHDVHPADFDRLTTAGLRERFLLKALFCPGEQRLNYWDVDRTVVGGVVPTDSAIMLDVPAKLAAGSFCERRELGIINLGGAGAVRVGETIHQLEPHDGLYLGRGAANPVFTSVSATKPAQFYLLSYPAHASLPTTVVRFTEMSGTSLGSAETANERTIYKYFAPGLVTTCQLVMGFTVIARGSVWNTMPPHTHLRRSEVYCYCRLAPGSVVMHFMGPPSATRHLVMRDGDAVISPSWSIHSGAGTGAYAFVWGMGGENQEFSDMDAVAMSDLA, from the coding sequence ATGCAACATTTTCACGACGTCCATCCGGCCGATTTTGATCGTCTGACCACCGCCGGTTTGCGCGAACGCTTCCTGCTCAAGGCCCTGTTTTGTCCGGGCGAGCAAAGGCTCAATTATTGGGATGTTGATCGGACGGTGGTGGGCGGCGTCGTGCCGACCGACTCCGCCATCATGCTCGATGTGCCGGCCAAACTTGCGGCCGGAAGTTTTTGCGAACGTCGCGAACTCGGTATCATCAATCTCGGCGGTGCCGGTGCCGTGCGGGTGGGCGAGACCATCCACCAACTCGAACCGCACGACGGACTCTACCTCGGCCGCGGCGCCGCCAATCCGGTCTTCACGTCGGTGTCCGCCACCAAACCCGCGCAGTTCTACCTGTTGAGTTACCCGGCCCACGCCTCGTTGCCGACGACGGTGGTGCGCTTCACCGAGATGTCCGGGACGAGCCTGGGCAGCGCGGAAACCGCCAACGAGCGCACGATCTACAAATATTTTGCACCGGGTTTGGTGACGACCTGCCAGTTGGTCATGGGCTTTACCGTGATCGCGCGTGGCAGTGTCTGGAACACCATGCCGCCGCACACGCACCTGCGCCGGTCCGAGGTGTATTGTTATTGTCGGTTGGCCCCCGGCTCGGTGGTCATGCACTTCATGGGCCCGCCTTCGGCCACGCGTCATCTCGTCATGCGGGACGGCGACGCGGTCATTTCACCGTCGTGGTCGATTCACTCCGGTGCCGGCACCGGTGCCTATGCCTTCGTCTGGGGCATGGGCGGGGAAAATCAGGAATTCAGTGACATGGACGCGGTCGCGATGAGTGACCTCGCGTGA